A region of Saccharococcus thermophilus DNA encodes the following proteins:
- a CDS encoding hemolysin family protein: MGELPLGLLGWFFLCMVLNAFFSSAETALSSANKIRLKNYVEENHRGSKRVHYIMENLDHVLLAVLVANRITGIVAVAFLVDMATMMLGERAGLAAAIIVMTVLLVVFGEILPKSIAKVHAESLSIRYAGIIYVLMKLLSPVTTLFHMVKEHVAKWFASGAVVPAVTEEEIKVMIELSEEEGIIDNKEKELIRRSLDFDEILVEEIFTPRSDMVAVEVNQPIEEIRDVFLEEKYSRIPVYEGDIDNVIGILSESDFFSELVQQKEVNIRKLLRKPLFVVESMKISDLLPEFQKSKVHMAIVVDEFGGTAGLITLEDIIEQIVGEIWDEHDEAVKSIRQIDENSYEFNAELPLDEFCEMMKIDTPDSASHTLGGWIFEMFERVPNVGETLHYGPLTFTVRQVENRRIRKVLVSLNKPLAENI, encoded by the coding sequence TTGGGAGAGTTGCCTCTAGGGTTGTTAGGGTGGTTTTTCCTTTGCATGGTATTAAACGCTTTCTTTTCTTCGGCAGAAACCGCATTGTCGTCTGCCAATAAAATTCGCCTAAAAAACTATGTCGAAGAAAATCACCGTGGCAGTAAGCGGGTTCATTACATTATGGAAAATTTAGACCACGTCTTATTGGCTGTGCTTGTAGCCAATCGAATCACCGGCATTGTGGCGGTCGCTTTTTTAGTAGACATGGCGACAATGATGCTTGGGGAGCGCGCAGGTCTGGCCGCTGCAATTATCGTGATGACTGTACTTCTCGTGGTCTTCGGTGAAATTTTGCCAAAATCGATTGCGAAAGTGCATGCAGAATCGTTATCGATTCGTTATGCAGGCATTATTTACGTATTGATGAAGTTGCTTTCTCCTGTCACGACGTTGTTTCATATGGTAAAGGAACATGTCGCAAAATGGTTTGCTAGCGGGGCGGTTGTTCCCGCGGTGACGGAGGAAGAAATTAAAGTAATGATTGAGTTAAGCGAGGAAGAAGGAATTATTGACAATAAAGAAAAGGAGCTTATTCGCCGTTCGCTCGATTTTGATGAAATTTTAGTGGAAGAAATTTTTACGCCACGGTCTGATATGGTTGCTGTCGAAGTAAACCAGCCGATCGAGGAAATCCGCGATGTGTTTTTAGAGGAAAAATACTCCCGCATCCCGGTATATGAGGGAGATATTGATAATGTTATCGGCATTTTGTCGGAAAGCGACTTTTTTAGTGAACTGGTACAGCAAAAAGAGGTCAACATCCGTAAGTTGTTGCGCAAGCCGCTGTTTGTCGTGGAATCGATGAAAATTTCCGATTTGTTGCCAGAATTTCAAAAAAGCAAGGTGCATATGGCCATTGTTGTCGATGAGTTCGGCGGTACCGCCGGGTTAATTACGCTTGAAGATATTATTGAACAAATTGTTGGCGAAATATGGGACGAACATGATGAAGCGGTAAAAAGCATCCGGCAGATCGATGAGAACAGCTATGAGTTTAACGCCGAATTGCCGCTTGATGAATTTTGCGAAATGATGAAAATTGATACACCGGACAGCGCGTCGCACACGTTAGGCGGCTGGATATTTGAAATGTTTGAACGCGTGCCGAATGTCGGTGAAACGCTGCATTACGGACCGCTTACGTTTACGGTGCGGCAAGTGGAAAACCGTCGAATTCGCAAAGTGCTTGTTTCGTTAAACAAACCGTTGGCGGAAAATATATAA
- a CDS encoding thiazole biosynthesis adenylyltransferase ThiF has protein sequence MNERYSRQELFAPIGEEGQKKIRQKHVLIIGAGALGTGSAEALVRAGVGKVTIVDRDYVEWSNLQRQQLYSEADAKERLPKAVAAKQRLQEVNSDVEIDAIVGDVTAQELEELITARTPDLLMDATDNFDTRMMINDAAYKYRIPWIYGACVGSYGISYAFIPGKTPCFHCLLDTVPMGGLTCDTAGIISPAVQMVVSYQVTEALKILVEDWAALRHKLVSFDLWKNQYTAIRIDSVKKEDCPTCGEKPSYPFLSYEQQTKTAVLCGRNSVQIRPAAKRNYDLQELASLFAKQGLAVHVNPYLVSVSLGNERLVVFSDGRALIHGTKDIQEAKSIYYRYLG, from the coding sequence TTGAACGAACGCTATTCTCGTCAAGAGTTGTTTGCGCCAATTGGCGAAGAAGGACAAAAGAAAATTAGACAAAAACATGTGCTCATTATTGGCGCCGGTGCGTTAGGAACAGGCAGTGCCGAGGCGCTGGTGCGCGCCGGCGTCGGCAAAGTAACGATTGTCGACCGCGATTATGTCGAATGGAGCAATCTTCAGCGCCAACAGTTATACAGCGAAGCCGATGCAAAAGAGCGCTTGCCGAAAGCGGTTGCCGCTAAGCAACGGCTTCAGGAAGTAAACTCCGATGTCGAAATCGACGCGATTGTCGGCGATGTGACGGCGCAAGAGCTTGAGGAGCTGATTACTGCAAGAACGCCTGATCTTTTAATGGACGCGACCGACAACTTTGATACGCGCATGATGATCAATGACGCCGCCTACAAATATCGTATCCCTTGGATTTACGGCGCCTGTGTCGGCAGCTATGGCATTAGCTACGCATTTATTCCCGGCAAAACGCCATGCTTTCACTGCCTGCTTGATACGGTGCCGATGGGCGGCCTGACGTGCGATACGGCGGGAATTATCAGCCCCGCGGTGCAAATGGTCGTCAGTTATCAAGTGACGGAAGCGCTGAAAATTTTAGTTGAAGACTGGGCGGCATTGCGCCACAAGCTCGTATCGTTTGATTTATGGAAAAATCAGTATACGGCGATACGCATTGATTCGGTAAAAAAAGAAGATTGTCCTACTTGCGGCGAAAAGCCGTCCTATCCGTTTCTTTCCTATGAGCAGCAAACAAAAACGGCGGTGCTATGCGGGCGCAATTCGGTACAAATCCGCCCCGCTGCCAAACGAAATTATGATTTGCAAGAGCTGGCCTCCTTGTTTGCGAAACAAGGATTGGCCGTGCATGTCAATCCATATCTTGTTTCCGTATCGCTTGGAAATGAGCGGCTTGTCGTCTTTTCCGACGGGCGAGCCTTGATTCATGGAACAAAAGATATTCAAGAGGCAAAATCGATTTATTACCGCTATTTAGGCTAG
- a CDS encoding thiazole synthase, translating to MLKIGPYEFQSRLLLGTGKYPSLEVQKQAVEASGAEILTFAVRRMNIFEPNQPNFLENLNLTKYKLLPNTAGAKTAEEAVRIARLAKASGLCDMIKVEVIGCEKTLLPDPVETLKATEMLLEEGFVVLPYTSDDVVLAKRLQELGCHAVMPGAAPIGSGQGIVNPLNLSFIIEQATVPVIVDAGIGSPADAALAMELGADGVLLNTAVSGAADPVKMAKAMKLAVEAGRLGYEAGRIPKKRYATASSPTEGMSVV from the coding sequence ATGCTAAAAATCGGGCCATATGAATTTCAATCGAGATTATTGCTCGGAACGGGAAAATATCCAAGTTTGGAAGTGCAGAAGCAAGCAGTTGAAGCATCGGGAGCGGAAATTTTGACGTTTGCTGTCCGACGCATGAACATTTTTGAGCCGAACCAACCTAATTTTTTGGAAAATTTAAATTTAACCAAATATAAACTGCTGCCAAACACCGCGGGAGCGAAAACAGCGGAAGAAGCCGTGCGAATCGCGCGGCTCGCCAAAGCGTCGGGATTATGTGATATGATTAAAGTAGAAGTGATCGGCTGCGAGAAAACGCTGTTGCCAGATCCGGTGGAGACGCTAAAAGCAACGGAAATGTTGCTTGAGGAAGGATTTGTTGTTCTTCCTTATACTTCCGATGATGTCGTGCTGGCCAAACGGCTGCAAGAGCTTGGCTGCCATGCGGTGATGCCTGGCGCTGCGCCGATCGGTTCCGGTCAGGGCATTGTTAATCCGCTCAACTTAAGTTTCATTATCGAGCAGGCGACGGTGCCGGTGATTGTGGACGCTGGAATCGGCAGCCCGGCCGATGCGGCATTGGCGATGGAGTTAGGAGCGGACGGAGTGCTATTAAATACGGCTGTTTCCGGTGCAGCCGATCCGGTCAAAATGGCTAAAGCGATGAAATTAGCGGTGGAAGCGGGACGGCTCGGCTATGAGGCGGGCAGAATTCCGAAAAAACGGTACGCTACCGCAAGCAGCCCAACGGAAGGAATGAGTGTCGTTTGA
- the thiS gene encoding sulfur carrier protein ThiS, with product MKLIINGESIHVPEQVKTVSDLLAHFQLHNKLAVVEVNLTIIEKSQYDTTTLCDGDKIEIVHFVGGG from the coding sequence ATGAAGCTCATTATTAACGGTGAATCGATTCATGTTCCCGAGCAAGTGAAAACGGTCAGCGATTTGCTTGCTCATTTTCAATTGCACAACAAGCTGGCTGTTGTGGAAGTGAATTTAACGATTATCGAAAAAAGCCAGTATGACACAACCACTTTATGTGACGGCGATAAAATCGAAATTGTTCATTTTGTAGGAGGCGGTTGA
- the thiO gene encoding glycine oxidase ThiO, translated as MLIERHDYDVLVVGGGIIGASIAFQLAKRRFRVGVLEKERIASQASSAAAGMLGAQSEFSEESPLIPLALKSRALVPALAEELKELTGIDIGLVEKGMLKVAVTEEEAAALRRHYEFWRQKDDRLRWLSADEMREIEPHVSHGLAAAMYIPKDGQVSAPDFALALANASMTYGAKWHEYTEVMRLGKLGDSYVIETNRGTFAADVVIIASGAWSSLLLEQTGLSLAMYPVKGECLFVKTETSILQTTVFAKNGCYIVPKRGNRLLIGATSTPHTFDRKVSVQGMMSLLDRACRLLPELEKEEWERAWSGIRPQTGDGLPYIGEHPHYPRVWVATGHYRNGILLSPITGVLLADLVEGKETDVDLAPFSLTRHLAKVGKE; from the coding sequence ATGTTGATAGAACGTCATGATTACGATGTATTAGTGGTTGGCGGCGGAATTATCGGCGCATCGATTGCGTTTCAACTGGCAAAACGCCGATTTCGTGTCGGCGTGCTCGAAAAAGAGAGGATAGCAAGCCAGGCGTCCAGCGCAGCGGCGGGAATGCTTGGAGCACAGTCGGAATTTTCCGAAGAGAGCCCGCTAATTCCGCTCGCGCTAAAAAGCCGGGCGCTCGTTCCGGCGCTTGCCGAAGAATTAAAAGAACTGACTGGCATCGATATTGGGCTTGTCGAAAAAGGGATGCTGAAAGTGGCGGTGACCGAAGAAGAAGCCGCCGCGCTTCGCCGCCATTACGAATTTTGGCGGCAGAAGGATGATCGGCTGCGCTGGCTCTCGGCAGATGAGATGAGGGAAATCGAGCCGCATGTTTCCCACGGTCTTGCGGCAGCGATGTATATTCCCAAAGACGGACAAGTAAGCGCTCCCGATTTTGCGCTTGCGTTGGCGAACGCTTCGATGACCTATGGGGCAAAGTGGCATGAGTACACCGAGGTGATGCGTTTAGGAAAGCTAGGCGATTCGTATGTAATCGAGACGAATCGCGGAACGTTTGCCGCGGATGTTGTCATCATCGCATCAGGGGCATGGTCTTCGCTGCTTCTTGAACAAACGGGTCTTTCTCTTGCGATGTATCCAGTCAAAGGGGAATGCCTGTTTGTGAAAACGGAAACGTCGATCCTTCAAACGACTGTATTTGCCAAGAACGGTTGCTATATTGTGCCGAAGCGCGGAAACCGGCTGCTCATTGGGGCGACTTCGACGCCGCACACGTTTGACCGGAAAGTATCGGTCCAAGGAATGATGAGTCTGCTCGATCGCGCATGCCGTCTTCTTCCGGAGCTGGAAAAGGAGGAATGGGAAAGGGCATGGAGCGGCATCCGGCCGCAAACGGGCGATGGTCTGCCGTACATAGGAGAACATCCTCATTATCCGCGCGTTTGGGTGGCGACCGGCCACTACCGTAACGGCATTTTGTTAAGCCCGATTACGGGCGTATTGTTAGCGGATTTAGTGGAAGGAAAAGAAACAGATGTCGATCTTGCTCCGTTTTCGCTCACGCGACATCTGGCAAAGGTGGGGAAGGAATGA
- the tenI gene encoding thiazole tautomerase TenI, which translates to MTKQLHLISTGKQPVEQFASICAHVHPYVDAIHVREKRKTAREVSAFVAALIGNGVPPQKIIINDRVDVAVVYGVKGVQLAYHSLSVSQVKRHFPRLAVGCSVHSLDEAKEAAKSGADFCIYGHIFLTTSKSGMAPRGVDSLQAIVASVNIPVIAIGGIHAGNAAQVLQAGADGIAVMSAVFLARDPVAEAKKLAHIVKQTWPMNGGEEC; encoded by the coding sequence ATGACCAAACAACTTCATCTCATTTCGACGGGAAAACAGCCTGTCGAACAGTTTGCATCCATTTGCGCCCACGTTCATCCGTATGTCGATGCGATTCATGTGCGGGAAAAAAGGAAAACGGCGCGCGAGGTTTCTGCGTTTGTTGCCGCTCTCATCGGCAATGGAGTGCCGCCGCAGAAAATCATCATCAATGACCGCGTCGATGTGGCGGTCGTGTATGGGGTAAAAGGGGTGCAGCTTGCGTACCACAGCTTATCCGTCAGCCAAGTAAAGCGCCATTTTCCTCGACTGGCTGTCGGCTGCTCGGTCCATTCGCTTGACGAGGCCAAGGAAGCAGCGAAAAGCGGCGCGGATTTTTGCATCTATGGCCATATTTTTCTGACCACGAGCAAATCAGGGATGGCGCCGCGCGGGGTCGACTCGCTGCAAGCTATCGTTGCCAGTGTAAACATTCCCGTCATTGCGATCGGCGGCATTCATGCGGGGAATGCGGCGCAAGTGCTGCAGGCGGGTGCCGATGGGATCGCGGTGATGTCGGCGGTGTTTTTGGCGCGAGATCCTGTTGCGGAAGCAAAGAAGCTCGCTCATATAGTCAAACAAACATGGCCAATGAATGGGGGAGAGGAATGTTGA
- a CDS encoding energy-coupling factor transporter transmembrane component T family protein produces MKWNIVYRETWLHHTNPTLKLIVLVFLFIAVLFVHNPNVLINFSLALLLLFMLYTGYPWKFLLLLFLPFFLIFVSTASSMMMFGEGTKTWFRWGLIHVTEESFLRGVHLGFRALSFALLGLLFSLTTRPVRLFYSLMQQLKLKPKYAYSFLAAVRLLPIMLEEFQTVHNALKVRGTASHGWMEKIKRYAIPLLSQSIRRAQRIAVAMEAKRFSSSTKRTFYYEIGFSKYDIALVALFALVAAAAYYTGVHYPYIPVTDVR; encoded by the coding sequence ATGAAGTGGAATATTGTTTATCGGGAAACATGGCTGCATCATACGAACCCAACTTTAAAATTGATCGTGCTCGTGTTTCTTTTTATTGCCGTATTGTTCGTTCATAATCCAAACGTGCTAATTAATTTTTCGCTTGCGCTTTTATTGCTGTTTATGCTGTATACCGGCTACCCATGGAAGTTTTTGCTGCTATTGTTTTTGCCGTTTTTTCTGATCTTTGTTTCGACCGCTTCTTCCATGATGATGTTTGGCGAAGGAACGAAAACATGGTTTCGTTGGGGACTGATCCATGTGACGGAAGAAAGCTTTTTGCGTGGCGTGCATCTAGGCTTCCGCGCGCTTTCCTTCGCTCTCCTTGGCCTTTTATTTTCCTTAACGACGAGGCCGGTCCGTTTGTTTTATTCGCTGATGCAGCAGCTAAAATTAAAGCCGAAATACGCCTATAGCTTTTTGGCGGCCGTGCGCTTGCTTCCGATTATGCTCGAGGAGTTTCAGACCGTGCATAATGCGTTAAAAGTGCGGGGAACGGCGAGCCACGGATGGATGGAAAAAATAAAGCGCTATGCCATTCCGCTCCTGTCGCAAAGCATCCGCCGCGCTCAGCGCATCGCGGTCGCGATGGAAGCGAAGCGTTTTTCTAGCAGTACAAAGCGGACGTTTTACTATGAAATCGGTTTTAGCAAGTATGATATCGCGCTTGTCGCTCTATTCGCCTTGGTAGCGGCAGCGGCTTATTACACCGGCGTGCATTACCCATATATTCCAGTTACCGATGTACGCTAG
- a CDS encoding ATP-binding cassette domain-containing protein: MKQRLALASVLALEPDVLFLDEPTAMIDEEGTKEIWQTVKRIAKEKTVIIVEHKIDHVIDFVDRIVLFNDDGEIIADDKAQTVFANYKDIIASQGIWYPGVWEEYMVKRQRRKTESSGEKRIYLRQFQGYRSNEVKIRVEEATVHAGEWIAVTGKNGAGKSTLLHALMKLIRTDGTYELYGKDSKQLKQLHRLLAFVFQNPEFQFVTNSVREELAYSLRLEKRKEEEIAETVEGLLRQFHLYEQQDQHPYQLSMGQKRRLSVAASIVSGQQIFLLDEPTFGQDAKNTFALLELLESYRRQGTTIIMVTHDENIVKHFATRRWVIEDGRLVKEEWIPSHSSTTAALLV, encoded by the coding sequence ATGAAACAACGGCTGGCGCTGGCGTCCGTATTGGCATTGGAGCCGGATGTGCTGTTTTTGGATGAGCCGACGGCGATGATCGATGAGGAAGGAACAAAAGAGATTTGGCAGACGGTGAAACGAATCGCTAAAGAGAAAACGGTCATTATTGTTGAGCACAAAATCGATCATGTGATCGATTTTGTGGACCGCATCGTTTTATTTAACGATGACGGAGAAATTATCGCCGATGACAAGGCACAAACAGTGTTTGCCAACTATAAAGACATCATCGCTTCTCAAGGAATTTGGTATCCGGGCGTATGGGAGGAATATATGGTAAAGCGGCAGCGCCGGAAAACGGAAAGCAGCGGGGAGAAAAGGATATATCTCCGCCAATTTCAAGGTTATCGCTCCAATGAGGTGAAAATCCGTGTGGAAGAAGCGACCGTGCATGCAGGGGAATGGATTGCTGTCACGGGCAAAAATGGCGCCGGAAAAAGCACGCTCTTGCATGCACTCATGAAATTGATTCGCACCGATGGAACGTATGAGCTGTATGGCAAAGACAGCAAGCAGCTTAAACAGCTGCACCGTTTGCTTGCCTTTGTCTTTCAAAATCCGGAATTTCAGTTTGTCACTAATTCCGTACGCGAAGAGCTTGCTTATTCGCTTCGTTTGGAAAAACGGAAAGAGGAAGAGATTGCCGAAACGGTGGAAGGGCTGCTGCGGCAATTTCATCTTTATGAGCAGCAAGACCAGCATCCATACCAGCTTTCCATGGGACAAAAACGCCGTTTAAGCGTCGCTGCTTCGATTGTAAGCGGACAGCAAATTTTTCTTCTTGATGAACCGACGTTTGGACAGGATGCGAAAAATACGTTTGCGCTTCTCGAATTGCTAGAGTCGTATCGCAGACAAGGGACAACCATCATTATGGTCACCCATGACGAAAACATTGTGAAGCATTTTGCCACAAGAAGATGGGTGATTGAAGACGGACGACTGGTAAAAGAGGAATGGATTCCGTCGCATTCATCGACAACGGCCGCGCTGCTCGTGTAG
- a CDS encoding ECF transporter S component: MSTTTKGLKLADILTTIVIAVVFGIIYKVWGPLYDFVKVFGFHLDQLIYGMWFIAASVAYLLIRKPGVALLAEIAASSGELIMGSEWGLEVLIYGVIQGLLAEVVFAAFRYKRFDVLVVSLGAIGATIGSLVMDFYKGYIGALAPWNMALFLIARFVGAVVISGFFAVSLVKALEKTGVTQMLRPASKDDYDALDR, from the coding sequence ATGTCCACAACAACTAAAGGATTGAAACTCGCTGATATTTTAACAACGATTGTGATTGCGGTGGTATTCGGCATCATTTATAAAGTTTGGGGACCGCTGTATGACTTTGTGAAAGTGTTTGGTTTTCATCTTGATCAATTGATTTATGGCATGTGGTTTATCGCCGCGTCAGTGGCTTATTTGCTCATTCGCAAGCCAGGCGTTGCGCTTTTAGCGGAAATTGCCGCTTCTTCCGGTGAATTGATCATGGGATCGGAATGGGGGCTTGAAGTGCTTATTTACGGAGTAATTCAAGGACTGTTGGCGGAAGTGGTGTTTGCGGCATTTCGCTATAAAAGATTTGACGTATTGGTGGTGTCGCTTGGAGCGATTGGCGCGACCATCGGCTCGCTAGTGATGGATTTTTACAAAGGATACATTGGGGCGTTGGCACCTTGGAATATGGCGCTATTCTTGATTGCCCGCTTTGTCGGCGCGGTGGTGATTTCCGGATTTTTCGCCGTTTCGCTAGTAAAAGCGTTAGAAAAAACGGGGGTCACGCAAATGTTGCGCCCGGCTTCGAAAGATGATTATGATGCGCTCGATCGCTGA
- the tenA gene encoding thiaminase II: protein MSFTKEVRKKADPIWQASFHHPFVKELGEGTLDLTRFRYYVMQDAYYLRHFARVQAIGAAKSTDLATTARLAHHAQSTCEAELSLHETFAELLGITEEEKAAFIPAPTAYAYTSHMYRAAYEGHLGDVIAAILPCYWLYYEIGERLKDCKPAEPIYQKWIGTYSSDWFRSLVEEQIARLDAIAEAVTEADRKRMEQHFLISSEYEYEFWEMAYRLETWPSARKEIQAYVHNN from the coding sequence ATGTCATTTACAAAAGAAGTGAGGAAAAAGGCGGACCCGATCTGGCAGGCAAGTTTTCATCACCCGTTTGTAAAGGAATTGGGAGAAGGGACGCTGGATTTAACCCGTTTCCGCTATTATGTGATGCAAGATGCTTATTATTTGCGCCATTTTGCGAGAGTGCAAGCGATTGGGGCAGCGAAGTCTACGGATCTAGCGACAACTGCAAGGCTGGCGCATCATGCGCAAAGCACATGCGAAGCGGAATTGTCGCTGCATGAGACATTTGCCGAACTGCTCGGCATTACCGAAGAAGAAAAAGCGGCCTTTATCCCGGCGCCGACCGCCTACGCCTACACGTCCCATATGTATCGAGCGGCGTATGAAGGGCATTTAGGCGATGTCATTGCCGCGATTTTGCCGTGCTACTGGCTTTATTATGAGATTGGCGAAAGATTAAAAGATTGCAAGCCAGCTGAGCCGATTTATCAAAAATGGATTGGTACGTATAGTTCGGATTGGTTTCGCAGTTTAGTAGAAGAGCAAATCGCCCGTTTGGATGCGATCGCCGAAGCGGTCACGGAAGCGGATCGCAAACGGATGGAGCAGCATTTTCTTATCAGCAGTGAGTATGAGTACGAATTTTGGGAAATGGCTTATCGTTTAGAAACATGGCCATCGGCAAGAAAGGAGATTCAAGCGTATGTCCACAACAACTAA
- a CDS encoding class I SAM-dependent methyltransferase — protein sequence MAKVFLKRNRKKRLEQGHPWIFQSEVDHIEGDFEPGDFVDVYNHQHYFLAKGYINPKSQMIVRVLTQNPEDELNEQFFIERIRQAWAYRERMIPGVRSCRAIYGEADFLPGLIVDKYEDVLVVQILSLGMEKRKDWILRGLLEVFQPRAIYLRNDVYVRELEGLKQEKGFWYGEAETEVLIEENGVKYIVDIENGQKTGFFFDQRQNRAAIKPLIDSNTTVLDCFTHIGSFMLNACLYGAKHVTAVDISEHAIETAKRNAALNGFTNVEFVVANAFDYLREAVRDGKQWDVVIIDPPAFAKSAHAVPKALRGYKDINLNGLKLVKDGGFFVTSSCSYHVRPHMFEEMVAEAAFDAKKILRQVYWNGAGYDHPKLLAADEGDYLKFAIYEVHSRR from the coding sequence GTGGCAAAAGTATTTTTAAAGCGAAACCGGAAAAAACGGCTTGAGCAAGGGCATCCATGGATTTTTCAAAGCGAAGTCGATCATATTGAAGGTGATTTTGAACCGGGAGATTTCGTCGATGTATACAATCATCAACACTACTTTTTAGCCAAAGGCTATATTAACCCGAAATCGCAAATGATTGTGCGCGTGTTGACACAAAATCCCGAGGATGAGTTAAATGAGCAATTTTTTATTGAGCGCATCCGTCAAGCATGGGCATATCGCGAACGAATGATTCCTGGCGTCCGCTCATGCCGCGCTATTTACGGAGAAGCAGACTTTTTGCCGGGGTTGATCGTCGACAAGTACGAAGACGTGCTTGTTGTGCAAATTCTTTCCCTCGGCATGGAAAAACGCAAAGACTGGATTTTGCGCGGCTTACTGGAAGTGTTTCAGCCGCGGGCTATTTATTTGCGCAATGACGTGTACGTCCGCGAACTCGAGGGACTCAAGCAGGAAAAAGGCTTTTGGTACGGTGAAGCGGAAACGGAAGTGCTGATTGAAGAGAACGGCGTCAAATATATCGTCGATATTGAAAATGGGCAAAAAACAGGATTTTTCTTCGACCAAAGACAAAATCGCGCGGCAATTAAACCGCTCATTGACAGCAACACGACGGTGCTCGACTGCTTTACCCATATCGGTTCGTTTATGCTGAACGCCTGCTTATACGGAGCAAAACACGTCACCGCGGTCGATATTTCCGAACACGCGATTGAAACAGCGAAACGCAACGCGGCCTTAAACGGCTTTACGAACGTCGAATTTGTTGTCGCTAACGCCTTTGACTATTTGCGTGAAGCGGTTCGCGACGGAAAACAATGGGATGTGGTCATCATCGATCCGCCGGCGTTCGCCAAATCGGCGCACGCGGTCCCGAAGGCGCTGCGCGGCTACAAAGACATTAACTTAAACGGTTTAAAACTTGTCAAAGACGGCGGCTTTTTCGTTACATCGAGCTGCTCGTATCACGTCCGCCCTCATATGTTCGAAGAGATGGTCGCCGAAGCGGCGTTTGACGCGAAGAAAATTTTACGGCAAGTATACTGGAACGGCGCCGGCTACGACCATCCGAAGCTGCTCGCCGCCGATGAGGGCGACTATTTAAAATTTGCGATTTATGAAGTGCATTCGCGCAGATAA
- a CDS encoding MFS transporter produces MGEPQSQTIDAAKEKIWTRDFVLICLANFFVFLGFQMTLPTIPLFVEHLGGNDQLIGLVVGIFTFSALIMRPFAGHALETRGRRFVFLLGLAIFVISVGSYSFITSILLLFMMRVIQGIGWGFSTTAAGTIATDIIPASRRGEGMGYYGLSGNLALAFGPSLGLLLAGVLSFSKLFLICAALGIASLLFAANITYKKITQPQIQAHNKWDIYEKSALIPSILLFFLTVTFGGIASFLPLYTAQKGISGISLYFLLYALALMVTRTFAGQLYDRKGHKAVFIPGAALILLAMLLLAWLPNKWILFAAAVFYGFGFGTVQPALQAWSVERAPKHRKGMANATFFSFFDLGVGVGAMVFGQIGHLLGYRSIYLTAALSVFMSLLFYLFVLKKEKTAVYGQR; encoded by the coding sequence GTGGGTGAACCACAAAGTCAAACAATAGATGCGGCTAAGGAAAAAATTTGGACGAGAGATTTTGTCCTCATTTGCTTAGCCAACTTTTTTGTGTTTCTTGGCTTTCAAATGACATTGCCGACCATTCCGCTGTTTGTCGAGCATCTTGGCGGCAATGACCAGCTGATCGGTTTAGTGGTCGGGATTTTCACTTTTTCCGCCCTGATCATGCGCCCGTTTGCCGGCCATGCGTTGGAAACGCGGGGGCGGCGTTTTGTCTTTTTGCTAGGGCTCGCGATTTTCGTCATTTCCGTAGGTTCCTATAGCTTTATTACGAGCATTTTATTGTTGTTTATGATGCGGGTCATTCAAGGGATCGGCTGGGGGTTTTCTACGACGGCCGCGGGTACGATTGCGACCGATATTATTCCGGCCAGCCGCAGAGGTGAAGGAATGGGATATTACGGATTGTCAGGAAATTTAGCGCTGGCGTTTGGACCGTCGTTAGGATTATTGCTTGCCGGCGTGTTGTCTTTTAGCAAGCTGTTCTTGATTTGCGCTGCTTTAGGAATAGCTTCGTTATTGTTTGCGGCGAATATTACATATAAAAAAATCACGCAACCGCAAATTCAGGCCCATAATAAATGGGATATTTATGAAAAAAGCGCTCTAATACCATCGATTTTGTTGTTCTTTCTTACCGTTACATTTGGGGGAATCGCTTCCTTTTTGCCGTTATATACAGCGCAGAAAGGCATTTCCGGAATCTCGCTGTACTTCTTGCTCTATGCACTTGCCTTAATGGTGACAAGAACGTTCGCCGGGCAGCTCTATGACCGAAAAGGGCATAAAGCGGTGTTTATTCCGGGGGCAGCGCTTATTTTGCTGGCGATGCTGCTGCTTGCCTGGTTGCCAAACAAATGGATTTTGTTTGCCGCGGCCGTGTTTTACGGCTTTGGTTTCGGCACGGTGCAGCCGGCGCTGCAGGCGTGGTCGGTAGAACGGGCGCCGAAACACCGCAAAGGAATGGCCAATGCGACTTTCTTCTCCTTTTTTGATTTAGGAGTGGGAGTCGGTGCGATGGTATTCGGCCAAATCGGCCATTTGCTCGGATATCGCAGCATTTATCTCACCGCGGCGCTGTCGGTTTTTATGTCCCTCCTTTTTTATTTATTTGTTTTGAAAAAGGAGAAAACGGCTGTGTACGGACAGCGTTGA